The Microbacterium luteum nucleotide sequence CGTTCGAGCGGCGTGCCATCGACGGCCAGGCGCCGGTCGACGGCGAGCTGCGTGAACAGGCGCCAGGCCATGCCGGATGTCGCCACGAGCCGCGCGGGGGTGGTGTCGCGCGCGAGAGAGCGGGAGATCTCATCCAGCAGCGCGGTCGCCCTCTCCACGCTCCGCAGCGACAGAGTGACGTGTCCGCCGTCGACGCCGCACGCGTCGACGAGCTCCGCGACATCGGTTCCCCGTGCGTGACACCACCAGATGGTCCAGGGGTCGTCGCCCGCCGCGCCGTAGGCGTGCGGAGTGCCCGCCGGGATGACGATCGCCGTCGAACTCCCCACCCGCGTGCGAACGCCCGAGACGTCGACCCATCCCGCGCCGGCGACACACACGATGACGATCGTCTCGGGAATACCGCTCGGGCGATGGCGACCGTGATGCTCCGCGCGGGGAAAGTACCCGGCATCGGTCACTGTCATGCGGCGGGTGACCCCACGCGCGAGCGACGCTTCCACCAGCGGGCGAGGCACCACGCTGAGCATCTGGTGCTCGAACCCGTCGGGCCGTTCGACGTGTCCCGCGTCCATCGCGCCATTGTCGCACCGACGCGCCAAGCCCGGGGCAGATGGAGGCCGCAACGGATCCGGGCCAGCGGATCGTCCAGGTCGGAGCGCCCTTCGACCATGGTGGCACCCGTTCCAGGCGGGTTAGCGTTCACGGGTGACACGGAACGACGACGCCCCGAGCCGCATCCTGCTGCCCGACGCCCCCGCCGACCAGGCCGCGATCCTCGCCGACGGCGGCGTCGCCTGCTGGAGTGAGCCGGTGTGGATTGACACGTACGAACCGGGCGACCCCGACCCCTACCCACTGTTCCTGGATCGCAGGGTCTATCAGGGCTCGAGCGGGCGGGTGTACCCGCTGCCGATGATCGACGCGGTCTCGGCGGAGAAGAAGCCGCGGCGGTGGAACGCGATCCACCTCGAGAACGCCTACGTGCGGCTGATGCTGCTCCCCGAGATCGGCGGGCGCATCCACATCGGGTTCGACAAGGTCGCCGGCTACGACTTCTTCTACCGCAACAACGTCATCAAACCGGCCTTGGTGGGCCTCGCCGGCCCGTGGATCTCGGGCGGCGTGGAGTTTAACTGGCCGCAGCACCATCGCCCGGCGACGTTCCTGCCGGTGGATGCACGCATCGAGCGCGAAGACGACGGCGCGGTCGTGGTCTGGCACAGCGATCTCGATCCCCTGCAGCGGATGCGCGGAACGCACGGCATCCGCGTGCGGCCGGGCTCGTCCCTCATCGAAGCCGACGTGCACCTGCACAACCGCACCGATGGGACGCAGACCTTCCTGTGGTGGGCGAACGTCGCCGCGGCCTCCCACGAGCGGTACCAGTCATTCTTCCCCGACGACGTGGCCTACGTCGCAGATCACGCGCGACGCGCGATATCGGCGTTCCCGCGAGCGGATCGGCCGTACTACGGCGTGGACTACCCGGCGCTGGCCGCGCAGCGCGCCGACGCCGACCGCATCGATGTGTACAGCAACATTCCCGTGCCCACGTCGTACATGATCACCGACACCGACGACGCGTTCTTCGGCGGATACGATCACGCCGCCGACGCCGGCTTCGTGCACTGGGCCGATCCGGCGATCTCGCCCGGCAAGAAGCAGTGGACCTGGGGGGACGGCGAGATCGGCCGCGCATGGGATGCGCAGCTGACCGACACCGACGGTCCTTACGTCGAGCTCATGGCCGGTGTCTTCACCGACAATCAGCCCGACTTCGCCTGGCTGCTGCCCGGTGAGACCAAGCGCTTCCGTCAGTACTGGTACCCGATCCATCGAACGGGCCCCGTGCGACAGGCGACGACGGATGCGGCGATCTCCGTGGATGCGAAGCCCGGCGGCACGCGGATCGGCGTCGCAGTCACCCGCGCCTACGACGGGCTCACGGTGTCGGCCGCCATCGGCGAAGACGAGGTGTGGCAGTGGAGCGGCACGCTCTCCCCCGCCACGCCCCTCGTGCAGGTGGTCGATGCACGATCGGCGTGCTCCGCCGACGTCGATCGTGTGACGCTGCGCCACGGCGACGTCGTGCTGGTCGAGTGGCGGGCGCGTGACTCGACCCACGGGGAGCCGTGGGTGGCGACCGAGCCCTCGGCGCCTACCGAGATCGCCTCGACCGATGAGCTTCTGGTCACCGCGACGCACCTGCAGCAGTATCGGCACCCGACGCGCGATGCCCTCCCCTACCTGCGCGAGGCGCTCCGGCGTGACCCGGGTGACACCCGCGCCGCCACCGCTCTCGGCGCATGGCACCTCCGCCGCGGCGAGTACGCGCTTGCGCTCGAGGCACTCCAGACCGCCGTCAGCCGGGCGACCGCGCGTAACCTCAGCCCGCGCGACGGCGAGCCGCTGTACCTGCTCGGCCTCGTGCACGAGCGCCTCGGCGATGACGCTGCCGCCGACCGCGCGTTCGCCCGCGCCGGGTGGAACGCGGCGTGGTCCGTTCCCTCTGCTCTCGCGCGGGCCCGCATCGCGCTGCGCGCCGGGCGCTCCGTCGACGCGCGCTACCTTGCCGAGACGGCCGGCGCTGTGCCCGAGGCGCGGCGCCTCGTCGCCCTGGCGGATCCGGACGCCATGGGCGCGCTCGCGCTCGCGAGGCACCTGCACCGGGACGACCCGCTCGATGCCGCATCCGCTGCGCTGGTGCGCGCACTCGCCGCGCCGGCGCCCGGCACCGCCGACGAGGCGCCGGAGGCCGACTCCCTCACCCCGCTCGATGAGCGCACCGCGCTCGACGTCGGGGCGGAGTTCGAACGCGCGGCGCGCCTGGATGTCGCGCTGGCGGCAACCGAGGCGCCCGCGTCGAGCACACCGGCGGCCGGACGGGCGGGCCCGCTGCGTCATTACCTGCGCGCGCTTTGGCTCGACCGTGCCGGAGAGCCTGCAGCCGCGAGCGCCGAGCGGCGCGCGGGAGCGGCCGCCGACGCATCGCTGGCGTTCCCCGCCGGACTAGAGCAGTACGACGCGCTCCGCGCAGCCGTACGCGCTGACAGCACGGACGCGACCGCCGCGGGACTGCTCGGCATGTGGCTCCTCGACGCCGGGCGACACACCGACGCGGTCACAGCACTGCAGACCGCCGCAGATGCGGGTTCGACCGACCCTGTCATGTGGCGGAACCTTGCGCTGGCGCGGGTCGCCGCGACCGGCGACGACGAAGGCGCCGACGCGGCGCTGCGTCACGCCCTGCATCTGCGCGCCGATGCCCGCCTCGTGCTCGAACGCGACCTGCTGGCGGAGCGACGCGGCCTCGATGCGGGTGCCCGCCTCGCCCTGCTCAACGAGCACGCCCCTCTCATCGGCACTCGGGATGACCTCGCGCTGCGGCACGTGTCCCTGCTGCTCGACCTCGACCGCATCTGGGAGGCGTGGCGGGTGCTCACCTCGCGCGAGTTCCGCCCGTTCGAAGGCGGCGAGGGTCGCGTGATCGCAGCCTTCGACCGGGCGATCTGCGCCCAGGCGCGTGCGCTCCTCGCCGACGGCACCCCCGACGCGCTCGTCGAGGCTGCACAGCTGCTCACGCTCTCCGTGCCGGCGCATCTCGGCGAGGGTCGCCACCCCGCGGAACCGGCGCTCGAGCGCATCGTGCTTCTCGGCGATGTGCGTGCGGCCCAGGGCGCCGCGGATGCCGCGCGCGCCACGTGGGCGAGCGCGGTAGCGCCGACGCCGCTCGCGGTCGCCGAGCGGCCAGCCGATGCGCTCACGTTCTGGCGCGGGATCGCGCACCTTCGCCTTGGTGATGCCGATGCGGCAGAGGCCGCATGGCGTGTGCTCGGCGAGCGCGCACAGGCGCTGCACGAGGCCCCCGACGCGGTCGACTACTTCGCGACCTCCCTGCCCGAGCTGACGGTCTTCGACACCGGCACCGCCGCCGCGCGACGGCGTACTGCCGACGAGCTCGACGAGCTGGCCACCCGCGGTCGCGCCCTCACGCGGGCCGCCGCACTCGAGACGAATCGACAGGAGGCATCCGCATGACCGAGCGCTATCTCGGCGCAGGATCCGTCGCCCGCGACGAGACGGCGCTGACCGGACCCGTTCCCGCCCACCTCCCCCAGCGGCTGACGATCACCCTGTGGGATTTCTCCTGGTACACCCGCGCCGGAGGGGGTGAGCCGTACGCCGACATCGACGCAGCCATGGCCGACGCCGCCTCCCTCGGTTACAACGCCGTGCGCATCTGTGCGGCACCGCTGCTCATCGCCGGCGGGCTGGGTCTGGACAGCACGATCACCATCGAGGGAATGGGCGTCTCACCCGCCGGAGGCTTCTTCGGACAGCGCACCCGGTGGTATGACGCCCCAGGCGGCTACGAGATTGATGTACGCGCACGCCTGCTCGAGCTGTTCGATGCGGCCGAGCGGCACGGCCTTGTGGTGCTCCTCGCGAGCTGGGAGTACCAGCAGTCCCCAGCCTTCGCGGCGTCGTCGGCGTGGTTCGACGCCATCGACGCCGTTCGTCTCGCCGACCGCTACCGCTTGCTGGCCGATGCGTGGGATCGCCTCCTGGGAGAGCTCACCGACGCCGGTCACCGCGACCGCATCGCGATGGTCGAGCTGCACAACGAGGTGGACTTCTCGATCCTCCCAGCGCTCGAAGACGGCGGCGCCGCCGAGGTCGCGCGCCTGCGCGCGGCGCATCCTGATCTGCTCGTCACAGCCAGCTACGGCAAGCCTCCCCACCTGGCGATGCACCGCGTGCCCGCCGGACTCGGTGCGGCACAGTTCCACGTGTACAGCTACGGGGTACTCGACGAGCTGCAGAGGCTGGTCGATATCCGCTCCGAGGGCAGTGCGGTCTTTCCGAACGAGGCGTTCGAGCGGATGCTGCGTTCCGACGCCCCGTCGGTCGCAGCGTACGGGCGGGCAGCCGAGTGGAAATACCGCGCGACGGTCGTGACCGATCAGATGTTCTACGGGTATGACCAACTGGATCCCGCGCTGTGGGATGCATGGCTCGAGAAGCACTATCCGCGGTTCGACGAGGTGATGCGACGCGAGATCGAGTCACGCACGATCGCGATCGCCGCGTGGGCGCGCTGGCAGGATGTGCCGGCGGTCGTGGGCGAGGGGTGGGTCGGGTATACGCCCCTGCACGGCACGTTCGAAGAGGGGCCGATTGGTCGCTCTCTCGCCGAGCACGGCATCGACACCGCGTTGGAGCACGGCGTGTGGGGCCTGGTGCTCTGCTCGAACGCGGCCCCGCATCACCCGATGTGGCAGCTGCGCGACTGGCAGCGCGAGGTGAACGAGCGCATCCTCACCGCCTGACCCCGATTCCAGGGTCAGAACGGTGCGACGGCCTCACCGGTCGGATCAAAGCCCGGTGGTGGTGGGTCGGGCATGAACACCACCCGCGGTGGTGGACCGTCGATGTATTCCAACCCGGAGGGCGCGGTGAACCGCAACCTTCCGCCGGGTTCTTGCACGACCGTCCACCCGGCTGCCTGTTTCATCGTGTGGTGTCGTTTGCAGAACGCCCCGACATTGTCGACGTCGGTCTTTCCACCCAGCGCCCAGTCTTCCCGGTGATCCCAGTCGCAATCCCGCGCGGGCCGTCGGCACCCGGGGAACCGGCACCGGATATCCCGCGCCACCAGGTACCGCTTCTGCTCCGCCGTCACGAACCGGCGATCAACCGCGAGCACGGCACCGGTGACGGGGTCGAGGAACACCCGGTCGAAGCTGGGGACATTGCCCGCAAGGATCTTCGCCGTTTCGGGGTCCACCGCGCACTTCCCGTCCAGCTCCGCCCCACCGGTCGTGGTTCCCGCGAGCGTTGTCGCCGGCACCGTCACCTGCACGTGAGCTCGGATCGCACCCAACCCACCCTCGACCGCGGTCGGGTCAACCGACGGTGAGGAGGTCAGCATCATGTCCAACAGCACGTCGGTGCGGATCTGATCCAGCGTCCGCTCATCGAACCACAGGTTCTCCGTCGCGTCGCTTCCGCCCGCCGCGCACGACTCCCCTGGCTCGGCCAGTCCGAAACTCACGCCCACGTCCGTCGCCGCTATCTCGCCGTCGCCTTGCGGAGGGTCCGGCTGCTTGGCGTCGCGTCCGGCGGCGGCGGCGGTGTCGGCAGCGGCACGCGCGGCTGCTTCGCGCCGGACCGCACGGTCGGCGGCCTTGATGGCCTTCCCCTGCCGGGTCAGCCGATCATGCACCCCGCGCACCTCCACCGACGGCCCAATCACACCCAGCATCGACATCCCGTCACGGAGATCCTCGACCCACACCCGCCGGTCCAGGACCGCTACATCGTGGCGCTCCTGCATGGTCTTCGGGTTGTGCTTCTCCACCACCTGCTCCGCAAACGACCTCACACGCCCAGCAGACGTCTTCTCCGCGTAAGCGAGCACCTCAGCCTCATACGCGGCACGCGCCTCATCGTCGGAAAGATCCGCTCCGGCATCGACGATCACCCGCACATGCGCGCGAGACACCCGCCCCTCACGCCACGCCTCCCACGACGCCTGAAACTCCGTCATCGTACGGTGCGCTTCGAACAGCTGCGTCTGCAGCGTGCGATCACTCACCCGAGCGTCGACCGCGAGCTCCGCCGCCATCGACCGCAACGGCATCTCCCGCTCCCGCGTCGACGCATCACGCAACCGCGCCATCTGCTCCTGGGTCAACGCATACGCGTCAGCATGCGTCCGCGCCAACTCCGCCTCCGCAGCAGCAATCATCACCCGGAGCCGACGTGCCTCGGCGACGAGTTCCCGCGTGCGGAGGGCATCTGCCTCCCGCTGCTTCTCGTCGCTCATCACGCCCCCGGTTCGATCTCCGACTACTTCGAGACTAGGGAGGGCCACCGACATTCCACCCGAAAAACCGCCGACCGTACGGGAAATCGACAAACTTCTTCTCGAGCCAGCCCGTTTCCCGCCGAGCCACCCCTTTCCCCACCAGCGAGCGCCGAAAGCCACCCCGCTCCGCCGCCACCCTTATCCGGATATTGACATACCCGCTTCCTATCCGGAAAATGTAATAGGCCGAAGGTATCCGGAAATCCGCATAGCGCGGGGCCGCAGACAGCATCACCCGAAGCAAGGAAGGCGCCATGTCGACGGCACGAACCCGCATCCAATCGCCGAGCGACATCGGCCTCGTGATTCAGCAGGCGCGCCTTGCGCGGGGCCTCTCGCAGACCGCTCTCGCCGACCAGCTCGGGCTGTCGCAGCGATCCGTGAGCGAGATCGAATCGGGCAAGCCGACGATATACATGCGCAAGGTGTTCGATCTCCTCCGCGCGACCGGTGTCGAACTGTCCGCCGAGCTGCCCCCCGAAGACGAATGAGACTCGCCGTCGAGCTGTACGACGAGGTGATCGGACACCTCGTCGGCGACGCGCGGACCTTCGACATCGAGATCTCCCGCGACGCGATGGCCCGGTTCGGCACGAACAGCCGCGTTCTGTCGACGGCGGTGCCCCTATCGCCTCGCCCGCCCCGTCATCATGCGGGCCGCCGTCGCAACTGGTTCGCCGAGCTGCTGCCCGAGGGCGACCAGCTCGAGCACATGCTCTCTCGCCGCGGGCTCCGGCGTGGCGATGTGCCGGCCTTCCTCGCGGCATACGGCCGCGACGTCGCAGGAGCCCTCCAGATCTGGGATGTCGATGACCCGACCGAGCCCCCTACCGGGCGCGCCATCCCGGTCGATGCGGCGCAGATCAGGCGACTGCTCGAAGACCCGATCTCCGCACCGCTCGGCAACGACCCCCTCGCCGGAAAGTCGTCGCTCGGAGGCGTTCAACCGAAGGTCGTACTCGCGCGGACCGACGACGGCTGGGCCCGCGTCACCGGCGGCTTCCCCTCGACGCACATTCTCAAACCGCAGCTTTCCCAGCTGCCGACCGTCATCTTCGACGAGGAGTATGGAGCGCGCCTGGCTCGCGGGCTGCAGCTCGCCGCGTTCGACACACACGTCACGTCGTTCGATGGCCTGCCGACCCTTGTCGTCGAACGCTTCGATCGAGCGACCGGCACCCGCATCCACCAGGAGGACTTCAGCCAGGCGCTCGGAGCGGCCGGGAACCAGAAGTATCAGGAGATCGGCGGCGTCGTCAGCCTTGCCCGCGTGGCGGACGTGCTGGCGCGACATGCGCGCTCCGACGATCTTCACACGCTCGCACGGATGCTGGTGCTCACCGTCGCGGTCGGCAACCTCGACCTGCACGAAGAACCTCGCCCTGCTGCACGCAAGAGACGGCGACGTGACGCTGGCACCGGCGTACGACGTCGTTCCGATGGCCCACCGGATGGATGTGGATGGGCGCGTCGCGCTGGCCGTCAACGGTCAGTACGTGCACGCGCGACTGACGGCGGCCGACCTCGTCGCCGAAGCATCGACGTGGGGCGTCCGCCGCGCCGACCGCGTGGTCGAATCCACGCTCGATGAGCTCCGTGCCCTGATCGATGCGGAGACCCCGCTCGACGGTGCGGCATCTCATCTGCACGACCGCGTTCGGACGTACGTCGGGAACCTCATCACGGGTCATCGCGTCGGCGAGGCACCCTGACCGCGGCCCACGCGCGGCGGAGCACCGGGGCGTCACGATGCGATGCGTCACCGCCGGCGGAGAAAGCGATGCAGGTGGGAGTCGGTCTTCGCTCGCCGCTCAGATGACATGTCTCTCTCGTGCGCTGGGAACTATCGTGGGCGACTGGCGTGCCGACGAGAGGACCCGAGATGACCGACAAGAAGGCCCTCGCAGCGCCGCTGTACGGCGCAACCTTTCCCCAAGCCGTCATGCGGTTCTTCGCCAAGTACGCCACCTTCAGTGGCCGGGCGAGCCGAAGCGAGTACTGGTGGTGGGTTCTGGCGAACTTCCTGGTCGTTGTCGCCTTCAACCTCACAGGCAGTCTCGCCGGCGAGGAATTCGACACGGTCTCCGTGAACCTTCTCTCGCCGTTCTCACCCGGCCCGACATCCCCGATCACGACTGTCACCGGAGCCCTCTTCCTCATCTACACCCTCGGCACACTCTTGCCGGCTCTCGCCCTCACCTGGCGCCGGCTCCACGACGTCGACCGATCCGGGGCATGGTTCTTCATTGTCTTCATCCCGCTCGCCGGTGCCATGGTTCTGCTTGTCTTCACCCTGCTCTCGCAACGTCCCGGAGGATCGCGTTTCGACGCGAACCCGCAGCCAGCTTGATCGCCCGCCGGAGTATCAGGAGATCGGTGGGGTGGTCAGCCTCGCGTGGCGGGGGCCGCGGGTCCCGAGCCAGCCGGTATCAGAGCACCCGCATGACGCAGGTGGCGCCGGGAATGCGCGCGGCCGCGCAGTGCGCTGGCGGCGTCGACGAGAAAATGGCCGGGACGAGCCAGGAGAGCGGTCGCGACGGATGAGTTCTATCGCCGTCGCACCGATGCCCCTTCCCGGCAAGTGCCCTCAGCTCATCGCCTGCAGCGACTCCCACCGTTCGCGCAGTGTGCGGCGCCTGTCCGAGACGAGGAGCAGCGGGTCTCCGAGCGACCTGCTCCAGTCCTCGGGCACCGGCACGCCCAGGGCCCGGAGCATCGGCTGCGCCCGCTGCGACGGCGACCCCTTCAAGCCCAACGCGGACATCATCGCGCTCACGGTCACCCCTCCGCGCGAGGCCCGAAAGGCGTCGTTGACCGATCCGGCGATCCACAGCACGGCGGCCGCGGCTGCCGCATCGCTGGATCTGCGGCGAAAGATCGCTGGGTCGGCGGCCGCGATCCGCGCGAGGATCCGCCGCGCGGCCGTGCGCAGCTCCGTTCGCCTCGCGTCATCCGCGAAGAGATTCGCCACGGCGTCGTCCGCGAGTGCGCCCACGCCGCGCACCCGCTCGCCCACGTCGTCGGCAGTGCCCGTGAGGTCGAGCGGCTCGTCGGGCAGCGGTGTGTCATCCAGCGCCTCCATGGCCTCGGGTCCGCCGACGGCGCTCTCGACGAGCTCGATGAAGAACGACACGTCCGCGTCGTCGAACGAGGGGAACTCCGCATCGTCGTCGGCAGCGCCGTCGAGCGGCGGCAGCATCCCCATCTGCTCGAGAAGCGCTTCGGGCCCCTGTCGTCGCGGCGACGAGATCGCGTCGAGGTACTGCGGCTCGAACTCGTCGACGGCTGCAATGGTGGCGGTGGTCAGGTGCTCGGGGATGCTGCGCTCAGCGTGCGCGAACGTCACCACGTGCCGCATCACCTCGGGCACCCGCCGCAGATAAGCCGCGTCGGCGACGATCTTGCGCGGCACCAGGTCGAGCAGCGCGATCTCAACCGTGACCGGCGACCACCGCAGCGGGTCTCCGCCCAGCTGCTGCGCCCCGAGCCACAGCAGCGTCTCGACGATGTCGGCATCGTCCGAGCCCTTCCTCCTGCGCAGGCCGCGCCCGTGCGGAGAGGCCATGATCCGCTCGGCGAGCGCCTCGATCTGGTCGCTCTCGATCTCCTCCGTTGCGTACCCACTGCCACCGGCGGGCAGAAGGCGCAGCATCCACTCGACGAGCGGACGCACCGCCGGCCACGTCTCGGTCTCGAACGGTGGATACGTGATGCGCCCGAACCGCACCGCGTCGTCGATCTTCGCCCGCGCGTCGGCCAGCGTGATCTCACGCGTGAAGGTCTCGCCCGGCGACTCCGCGCCCAGCAGGCTGTCGAGGTGGGCGACGACTTCGGCGATCGGCGCGTCGATGACAAACGCGTCTTTGACCACCGTGCCCATGTTGTGGTCGACGTAGACGAGCACCGTCATATCGCCCGCCGGCAGGTGCACTCCGAGCGCGACGTTCTCGCCGTCACCCAGCACGTGCCCCATCTGCACGGCCCGCACCGGGCGGATCTCATCCAGCCGCGTCAGCCAGGACGGGAAGGGATGCCGCCGCGCGGCGACCTCCCGATCGACACGGCGCTGCCTCACCTCGTCGCCGGCGAGCCGTGTCAGCACGAGCAGGAGCGCGTCGGTCGGCATCCGCGCCGCCTCGCGGAACATGACGATCAGCTCGTCCACGCTCGGCAGGTCGACGTCGTCGTCGGGTCGCTTCTCGAACGGCGAAGGCTCGTCCGCCGACGGGATGCCCGCCAGCAACGTGCTGGCGTAGATCAGCAGGTCGACCGGATGCGGCGAGGCGAGCGTCTTGGCGACCTCGGTCTCAAGCACGAGCATTCCGGTGTCGGCCGCGGGCTCCGGCGGCTCGAGCGGCTCCGGCGGCCGACCGAGCCCGAAGGATGCGCCGGCGGGCGACGGAGGGCGCGGGCTGCGCCGCTGCTGCGGACGACGGTTCTTCGGGCGACGGCTGCTCACCCGACGACGGTATCGCGCCTCTGTCGCGAACGCGCCGGCCTCCGCTATGGTTCCAGCACACGCGGAGCGGAGGGTTCCCATGGCGCACGACCTGACGACGCCCTACGTGCCCGGGCCGCCTCTCGAGGTCGACCTCCCCTCCGGATGGACCTTCACCGCGGATGCTGCCGGCCACGTCGCCGGAAGCGGCCCCTGTCCGTGGTGTCTCGGGCCCGCGTATGGCCCACCGCTCCTCGGTGCCGATAGCGATACAGCCGACAGCGACGCCGACACAGACAGCGGGCCGACGACGAGGGAGTTCATCGCGGCGTGCAGCTGCGGTGGTCCGCACGGCAAGGACCACCAGCCGACGTGCGGTCGCACCTTCCTCGTGCGTGTCCCTCGAGAGGGGGCGCCGTGACCGCCCCGCATGATCTCGCTGCCCTCAAGCAGCTGCAGGACCACCGCGCCGGCGAGCTGGCGCGTGTGCGCACGCGCGCCGAGAAGTGGATCCCGGGTCTCGCTGCGGTCACCGGGGTGCTGACCACGGCCGTGGTCGTGAAGGGTGCCGAGACCTTCACGAAGGCTCCCGCGTCCACCCAGTTCACGATCATCGCGCTGATGATCGTCGGTGCTGTGGCCGTGGGCACCGGCGTCTTCTGCGCCTACGCTGCGGCGCACGGAAATCCGTTCGGCGACGACGAGCTGTCGCGTCGCGCCGATCAGCAGAAGGTGGATGGCGCGTACGAGGACTGGAACGCGGCAGTGCGCGCAGAGGTCTCGCGCGCACGTCGATTGCTCACTGCGGCGGTCATCGCCACACTTGTCGGCACGGCGAGCCTTGGGACGGCGGTGGTGGTGACGTGGTTCGCGCCGGCGACCGGTTCCGGCGCCACCACGTGCCTCGTCACCGATGACGGTCTCGTGCGCATCGAGGGCACGGCACCGGTCGTGGTCGACGGCGAGCTGCGCATCGTGCCGTGCGCCGCCACGTGACGACGGCTGCCGCGTGATGCGATCAGCCGGGCGTCGTGGCCTATGCGTCACGACGGCGAGGACGTCGGAGCGGCGAGGCTTTCTTCCTTTACGTCCACCTTTCTTCCTCGCGAGATAGTATGCGGATATGGCGCTCAACATCAAAGACCCGGAGGCCGACCGCCTCGCCCGGGCGCTCGCCGCCGCCACCGGTGAGAGCATCACCGTCGCCGCACGCGCCGCGTTCGCCGAGCGCCTTGCACGGGTACAGGCGCGAGACACCGCGCCCGAGGTGCTCGCCGAGCTCGAGAGCATCATCGCGCGAGCGCGAGAACGCGAGACGCTCGACGACCGAACCACGGATGAGATCCTCGGCTACGACGAAGCCGGACTGCCCACGTGACCATCGCCGTCGACACCTCGGCGCTCATGGCGATCGTGCTCGGCGAGCGCGACGCCCTCCCCTTCGCCCGCGCACTCGCTGCGAACACCGGCGACGCGTGTGTCAGCGCTGCGACGCTGGTCGAGGCCACGATCGTCGCCGAAGCACGCCAGGGCAGTGCTGCCGCGCAAGACCTCGCGGCCGTGCTGCGGGAGACGCGCATCCGCATCGTTCCGCTCGATGCCACGCAGGCGTCGATCGCGTCGGCCGCGTGGCGCCGCTTCGGCAAAGGGCGCCATACCGCCGCACTCAACCTTGGCGACTGCTACTCCTACGCGCTCGCT carries:
- a CDS encoding type II toxin-antitoxin system VapC family toxin → MTIAVDTSALMAIVLGERDALPFARALAANTGDACVSAATLVEATIVAEARQGSAAAQDLAAVLRETRIRIVPLDATQASIASAAWRRFGKGRHTAALNLGDCYSYALARHLGAPLLFKGDGFRQTDIAPVL